A stretch of Arthrobacter sp. NEB 688 DNA encodes these proteins:
- a CDS encoding HNH endonuclease signature motif containing protein: MVTTGTAQDLLDATRRAHDALAPVRPSGVRTGTRDEWVEALGALQSLLNEATALQDEVVVELAALEPEWAEDGTVRDVRRALDAPAIVSGVLCLSAVAAEQRVRDAVRRAADGPEGTPTSTGLGGLHTAMTQGRLDGHRAHVVSGELEECPAEVRATVVAALDPWLDREDGSRLRRRVRRMLAAIDPDLLRQRARRAREASGLRRWVDEPGVDTWLGTFPSEEACGAWAAVGALAQRYLEDGVCARIDRARAKALTDLVLQQSTVTTTVVEHHAHPLTGALVDDGDALATPAYRPGAALAGLVRARDRHCRFPGCSVAARWCDLDHVVPWPAGPTSAANLVCLCRRHHRTKQRPGWRTLLAPDGTYTVTDPTGRVRSTDPPDHRADPALSDLPDPDHSPPPACPPRVVVPDGPHSDLEHALESRLGGERWGRAACRVEVHRPARVSTVVTTDDHPRRPRPTGWPDTPPL; encoded by the coding sequence ATGGTCACCACCGGCACGGCACAGGACCTGCTCGACGCGACGCGCCGGGCGCACGATGCCCTCGCCCCCGTGCGTCCGTCGGGGGTCCGCACCGGCACCCGCGACGAGTGGGTCGAGGCCCTGGGCGCCCTCCAGTCCCTCCTCAACGAGGCGACGGCCCTCCAAGACGAGGTCGTCGTCGAGCTGGCGGCCCTCGAGCCGGAGTGGGCCGAGGACGGCACCGTCCGCGATGTCCGTCGGGCGCTCGACGCACCGGCGATCGTCTCCGGCGTCCTGTGCCTCTCGGCCGTCGCCGCCGAGCAGCGGGTGCGGGACGCCGTGCGCCGGGCCGCGGACGGCCCCGAGGGCACGCCCACGAGCACCGGTCTCGGCGGCCTGCACACCGCCATGACGCAGGGCCGCCTCGACGGCCACCGTGCACACGTCGTCAGCGGCGAGCTCGAGGAGTGCCCGGCCGAGGTCCGCGCGACCGTCGTGGCCGCCCTCGACCCGTGGCTCGACCGCGAGGACGGGTCGCGGCTGCGTCGGCGGGTACGGCGGATGCTCGCGGCCATCGACCCCGACCTGCTCCGGCAGCGCGCCCGGCGGGCCCGCGAGGCATCGGGGCTGCGGCGCTGGGTCGACGAGCCCGGTGTCGACACCTGGCTCGGCACCTTCCCCAGCGAGGAGGCGTGCGGCGCCTGGGCCGCGGTCGGCGCGCTCGCGCAGCGCTACCTCGAGGACGGCGTCTGCGCGCGCATCGACCGGGCGCGTGCCAAGGCCCTGACCGACCTCGTGCTGCAGCAGTCCACCGTCACCACGACGGTGGTCGAGCACCACGCCCACCCGCTGACCGGGGCCCTCGTCGACGACGGCGACGCCCTCGCCACGCCCGCGTACCGCCCGGGGGCGGCCCTGGCCGGCCTCGTCCGGGCGCGCGACCGGCACTGCCGCTTCCCCGGCTGCTCGGTGGCCGCCCGCTGGTGCGACCTCGACCACGTGGTGCCGTGGCCGGCCGGCCCGACGAGCGCCGCCAACCTCGTCTGCCTCTGCCGCCGCCACCACCGCACGAAGCAGCGACCCGGATGGCGCACACTGCTCGCGCCGGACGGGACCTACACCGTCACCGACCCCACCGGACGGGTCCGCAGCACCGACCCGCCCGACCATCGCGCCGACCCCGCCCTGAGCGACCTCCCCGACCCCGACCACTCACCGCCGCCGGCCTGCCCACCGCGGGTCGTCGTCCCCGACGGCCCGCACAGCGACCTCGAGCACGCGCTCGAGTCGCGGCTCGGCGGCGAGCGCTGGGGTCGGGCGGCCTGCCGCGTCGAGGTGCACCGCCCGGCGCGAGTCTCCACGGTCGTGACGACCGACGACCACCCACGGCGGCCGCGGCCGACGGGGTGGCCCGACACCCCGCCCCTCTGA
- a CDS encoding methyl-accepting chemotaxis protein: MSIVTGRRRASKEKGGPARRSEVEVLREALAEARRVAAAAAAGDSEARFTRIEGEDAWPEVTGLRLALNDSLDRTDAFAREVTGALEAIIEGRYYRQVLPAGLFGSFLRGAGAINSARAAMIEAESRSKNAVTERLELADRFEETVLAVSQQVAAASTELSATAANLGRYAEDAVGQADAATTTMANLDGASREIENVVGFISSVAAQTKLLALNAQIEAARAGTAGRGFDVVASEVKSLAETTAKSTEDITNQVQEMIAASGRSINAIQSVHGMVRDMSPMVDDLRYAVDGNSSMGDQGYGLDPRVGQGLAQMAEMLRAEVGTFLDVMRRT; the protein is encoded by the coding sequence ATGAGCATCGTCACCGGGCGCCGGCGTGCGTCCAAGGAGAAGGGCGGCCCCGCCCGCCGCAGCGAGGTCGAGGTGCTGCGCGAGGCGCTCGCCGAGGCCCGTCGGGTCGCGGCCGCCGCGGCCGCCGGGGACTCCGAGGCCCGCTTCACCCGCATCGAGGGCGAGGACGCCTGGCCCGAGGTGACCGGGCTGCGGCTCGCCCTCAACGACTCGCTCGACCGCACCGACGCCTTCGCCCGCGAGGTCACCGGCGCGCTCGAGGCCATCATCGAGGGGCGCTACTACCGCCAGGTGCTGCCCGCCGGCCTCTTCGGCTCGTTCCTGCGCGGCGCCGGGGCCATCAACTCCGCCCGCGCCGCGATGATCGAGGCCGAGAGCCGCTCCAAGAACGCGGTCACCGAGCGCCTCGAGCTCGCCGACCGCTTCGAGGAGACCGTCCTCGCCGTGTCGCAGCAGGTCGCGGCCGCCTCCACCGAGCTGTCGGCCACGGCCGCCAACCTCGGCCGGTACGCGGAGGACGCGGTCGGCCAGGCCGACGCCGCGACGACGACGATGGCCAACCTCGACGGCGCCTCGCGCGAGATCGAGAACGTCGTCGGCTTCATCTCCTCGGTCGCCGCGCAGACCAAGCTCCTCGCCCTCAACGCGCAGATCGAGGCCGCCCGGGCCGGCACCGCCGGGCGCGGGTTCGACGTCGTCGCCTCCGAGGTGAAGTCGCTCGCGGAGACCACGGCGAAGTCGACCGAGGACATCACCAACCAGGTCCAGGAGATGATCGCGGCCTCCGGCCGGAGCATCAACGCGATCCAGTCCGTCCACGGCATGGTCCGCGACATGTCGCCGATGGTCGACGACCTGCGCTACGCCGTCGACGGCAACTCGTCGATGGGCGACCAGGGCTACGGGCTCGACCCGCGGGTCGGGCAGGGCCTGGCCCAGATGGCCGAGATGCTCCGCGCCGAGGTCGGGACCTTCCTCGACGTCATGCGCCGCACGTAG
- a CDS encoding FAD-binding domain-containing protein, translating to MRLPTPPPPGGDDPVAWVREHLGHLVREGADGTRRGGHVGGQTAADTALATLDVSGYASRRSTVLPAERRGASRMSPYIRHNLVTLREAWDAVADAPARDRTKYRDELLWQEYARHLYARVGRALGRPLRREQPRTPDRWPTPWPDEMACMAATTAELVEDGWLVNQTRMWLASQWAVRAGADWRVGEDVFFAHLLDGSRAANRLGWQWTVGTGSGRPYGFSRWQVEKRAPSLCRSCPLEQACPVQGWPEESVGAPADGPPLGRGPVPAGPAEVEGRGAEEVWLTAESLGDADPALAADPDRPAVFVLDEPLLAGLRLSGKRLVFLAETLGDLATRRPLEVRLGDVAEELAGRRLAVTHAPVPGFARRATAVDPVEVHPYPWLVRPRSVPVQSFTAWRRAVGAPRS from the coding sequence ATGCGTCTCCCCACCCCGCCGCCGCCCGGCGGTGACGACCCGGTCGCCTGGGTCCGCGAGCACCTCGGCCACCTCGTCCGCGAGGGCGCCGACGGCACCCGGCGGGGCGGCCACGTCGGTGGGCAGACCGCCGCCGACACCGCGCTCGCGACGCTCGACGTCAGCGGGTACGCCTCGCGGCGCAGCACCGTCCTCCCGGCGGAGCGCCGCGGCGCCAGCCGGATGTCCCCCTACATCCGCCACAACCTCGTGACGCTGCGCGAGGCGTGGGACGCCGTCGCCGACGCCCCGGCGCGCGACCGCACGAAGTACCGCGACGAGCTGCTCTGGCAGGAGTACGCCCGCCACCTCTACGCCCGCGTCGGCCGCGCCCTGGGTCGCCCGCTGCGGCGGGAGCAGCCCCGGACCCCGGACCGCTGGCCGACCCCGTGGCCCGACGAGATGGCGTGCATGGCCGCGACGACGGCCGAGCTCGTCGAGGACGGCTGGCTCGTCAACCAGACCCGGATGTGGCTGGCGTCCCAGTGGGCCGTGCGGGCCGGTGCGGACTGGCGGGTCGGCGAGGACGTCTTCTTCGCGCACCTGCTCGACGGCTCGCGGGCGGCCAACCGGCTCGGGTGGCAGTGGACGGTCGGCACCGGCTCCGGTCGTCCGTACGGGTTCAGCCGCTGGCAGGTCGAGAAGCGGGCGCCGTCCCTGTGCCGGTCGTGCCCTCTCGAGCAGGCGTGCCCTGTGCAGGGGTGGCCGGAGGAGTCGGTCGGCGCACCGGCCGACGGGCCCCCGCTCGGCCGCGGCCCCGTCCCCGCCGGGCCGGCCGAGGTCGAGGGCCGTGGCGCCGAGGAGGTGTGGCTGACCGCCGAGTCGCTGGGCGACGCCGACCCCGCGCTCGCCGCCGACCCCGACCGCCCGGCGGTGTTCGTCCTCGACGAGCCGTTGCTCGCGGGGCTGCGGCTGTCCGGCAAGCGGCTGGTCTTCCTCGCCGAGACGCTCGGCGACCTCGCGACCCGACGGCCGCTCGAGGTGCGGCTGGGGGACGTCGCCGAGGAGCTCGCCGGCCGCCGCCTCGCCGTCACCCACGCGCCGGTGCCGGGGTTCGCCCGTCGGGCGACCGCCGTCGACCCCGTCGAGGTGCATCCCTACCCCTGGCTGGTCCGGCCGCGGAGCGTCCCCGTGCAGTCCTTCACCGCGTGGCGGCGGGCCGTCGGGGCGCCCCGGTCCTGA
- the asd gene encoding archaetidylserine decarboxylase (Phosphatidylserine decarboxylase is synthesized as a single chain precursor. Generation of the pyruvoyl active site from a Ser is coupled to cleavage of a Gly-Ser bond between the larger (beta) and smaller (alpha chains). It is an integral membrane protein.), with protein MLGRLLIALVSVLPRHALSRGAGWLAGRTLPRRWRPGVLGGFSRVVGADPSEAALPLEEYPSLNAYFTRTLRPGLRPVAAGALVSPVDATVGAWGEVVGGTLVQAKGHDYSLAALLADEEYARAFDGGTYTTLYLSPSDYHRIHAPLDGSVTAATYVPGDLWPVNGAAVANVADLFARNERIVVRMETAGGPVAVVPVGATMVGMTRLAFDDVLHTNARRREVQRRTYDAPHRLEAGDPLGHFEFGSTVVLVCSAGAGAVEPLALGSSVRMGQRIGSAASR; from the coding sequence GTGCTCGGACGCCTGCTCATCGCCCTGGTCTCCGTCCTGCCCCGGCACGCGCTGAGCCGGGGTGCGGGATGGCTGGCCGGCCGGACCCTGCCGCGCCGCTGGCGCCCGGGCGTCCTCGGCGGGTTCAGCCGGGTCGTCGGCGCCGACCCGTCCGAGGCGGCCCTGCCGCTCGAGGAGTACCCGAGCCTCAACGCGTACTTCACGCGGACGCTGCGGCCGGGCCTGCGACCGGTGGCGGCCGGTGCCCTCGTCTCGCCCGTCGACGCCACCGTCGGCGCCTGGGGCGAGGTCGTGGGCGGCACGCTCGTCCAGGCCAAGGGGCACGACTACTCGCTCGCGGCCCTCCTCGCGGACGAGGAGTACGCCCGCGCCTTCGACGGCGGGACGTACACGACGCTCTACCTCTCGCCGAGCGACTACCACCGCATCCACGCGCCGCTCGACGGCAGCGTCACGGCCGCCACGTACGTCCCCGGCGACCTCTGGCCGGTCAACGGCGCCGCGGTCGCGAACGTCGCCGACCTCTTCGCGCGCAACGAGCGGATCGTCGTACGGATGGAGACCGCCGGCGGCCCGGTGGCCGTGGTCCCCGTCGGGGCGACGATGGTGGGGATGACGCGGCTGGCGTTCGACGACGTCCTGCACACCAACGCGCGGCGCCGCGAGGTGCAGCGCCGGACGTACGACGCGCCCCACCGCCTCGAGGCGGGTGATCCCCTCGGGCACTTCGAGTTCGGCTCGACCGTGGTGCTCGTGTGCTCCGCCGGTGCGGGCGCCGTCGAGCCGTTGGCCCTCGGGTCGTCCGTGCGGATGGGTCAGCGGATCGGCTCGGCTGCGTCTCGCTGA
- a CDS encoding PHB depolymerase family esterase, whose translation MTSTPSTARANALGRSLVLLVALAVLGAVGLVVTTSPPARAAGLTQVTGFGSNPGALTMYSYRPDGLPSGAPLVVELHGCTQNASTYFANSGWREMADRHGFALVLAQQSSSNNSSSCFNWFQASDTARGQGEALSIKQMTDFAVSSYGLDSSRVYVTGLSAGAAMTAVMLATYPDTYAGGSINAGLPYRCASSTLDAFSCMNPGVDKSPSAWGDLVRAASPGYTGPRPLVSIWQGTSDTTVAPMNAGELRDQFTNVAGVSQTPTSTGTVASGVTVEDFAGRVRVTRVQGMAHGTAVDPGTGPAQCGTAGAYFIDTSVCAASQDVRFFGLDGGGTGPTPTPTATPTTSPTASPTPTPTPTATATPTCVTATNYAHVTAGRAYQSGGYAYATGSNQNLGLSNTFYSSTLRQTSTGYWEKC comes from the coding sequence ATGACGTCCACACCGTCCACCGCCCGCGCGAACGCCCTCGGGCGCAGCCTGGTCCTCCTCGTGGCGCTCGCCGTCCTCGGGGCCGTCGGGCTCGTCGTCACGACCTCGCCCCCCGCGCGTGCGGCGGGGCTGACCCAGGTGACCGGGTTCGGCAGCAACCCCGGGGCCCTCACGATGTACAGCTACCGGCCTGATGGGCTGCCGTCCGGCGCACCGCTGGTCGTCGAGCTGCACGGCTGCACCCAGAACGCGTCGACGTACTTCGCGAACAGCGGCTGGCGCGAGATGGCCGACCGCCACGGCTTCGCCCTCGTGCTCGCGCAGCAGAGCAGCAGCAACAACTCCAGCTCGTGCTTCAACTGGTTCCAGGCGTCCGACACGGCGCGCGGCCAGGGCGAGGCGCTGAGCATCAAGCAGATGACCGACTTCGCGGTGTCCTCGTACGGCCTGGACTCCTCGCGGGTGTACGTGACCGGCCTGTCCGCCGGCGCGGCGATGACCGCCGTGATGCTCGCGACCTACCCCGACACCTACGCGGGCGGCTCCATCAACGCCGGCCTGCCCTACCGCTGCGCGAGCAGCACGCTCGACGCGTTCTCGTGCATGAACCCCGGCGTCGACAAGAGCCCGTCCGCATGGGGCGACCTCGTCCGCGCCGCCTCCCCCGGGTACACCGGCCCGCGCCCGCTCGTGTCCATCTGGCAGGGGACCTCCGACACGACGGTGGCCCCGATGAACGCCGGCGAGCTGCGCGACCAGTTCACGAACGTCGCGGGGGTCTCGCAGACGCCGACGAGCACGGGCACGGTCGCGTCGGGCGTGACCGTCGAGGACTTCGCGGGGCGCGTCCGCGTCACCCGGGTCCAGGGGATGGCGCACGGCACCGCGGTGGACCCCGGGACGGGCCCGGCGCAGTGCGGCACGGCGGGCGCGTACTTCATCGACACCTCGGTGTGCGCCGCCTCCCAGGACGTCCGGTTCTTCGGCCTCGACGGCGGGGGCACCGGGCCCACGCCCACCCCGACGGCGACGCCGACGACGTCCCCGACGGCTTCTCCCACGCCCACGCCCACCCCGACCGCCACCGCGACGCCGACCTGCGTCACGGCGACGAACTACGCGCACGTCACGGCCGGCCGGGCCTACCAGTCCGGCGGCTACGCCTACGCGACCGGCTCGAACCAGAACCTCGGTCTCTCCAACACCTTCTACAGCTCGACGCTCAGGCAGACCTCGACGGGCTACTGGGAGAAGTGCTGA
- a CDS encoding CoA-binding protein, protein MSAGWSSPSAQERRAVLERTHSVAIVGASAKPSRASYFVASYLLSSSDLRVFFVNPVVDEILGHPVYPSLTALPEPPDLVDVFRRPSEVPAVLDEAIEVGAGSFWLQLGLWDEDVARRGTEAGLTVVMNRCLKIEHARFAGGLHLAGFDTGVITSRRR, encoded by the coding sequence GTGAGCGCGGGCTGGTCGTCGCCGTCGGCGCAGGAGCGACGCGCGGTCCTCGAGCGCACGCACAGCGTGGCCATCGTCGGCGCGTCGGCGAAGCCCTCGCGGGCGAGCTACTTCGTCGCGTCGTACCTGCTGTCCAGCAGCGACCTGCGGGTCTTCTTCGTCAACCCGGTCGTCGACGAGATCCTCGGTCATCCGGTGTACCCGTCCCTGACGGCGCTGCCGGAGCCGCCCGACCTCGTCGACGTCTTCCGCCGACCGTCCGAGGTGCCCGCCGTGCTCGACGAGGCGATCGAGGTGGGGGCCGGCTCCTTCTGGTTGCAGCTGGGCCTGTGGGACGAGGACGTCGCCCGCCGGGGCACGGAGGCCGGTCTCACGGTCGTCATGAACCGCTGCCTGAAGATCGAGCACGCCCGGTTCGCCGGCGGGCTGCACCTCGCCGGCTTCGACACCGGCGTCATCACCTCGCGCCGCCGCTGA
- a CDS encoding O-acetylhomoserine aminocarboxypropyltransferase/cysteine synthase family protein, giving the protein MTDRTWGFRTRALHAGGPPDPATGARAVPIYQTSSFVFEDTTDAASLFALQKYGSIYSRIGNPTVAALEERMASLEGGIGAVAAASGLAAEFLVFAALTGAGDHVVAAGSLYGGTLTQLDVTLRRFGVETTFVRGTDPADYAAAITPSTRCVFVEVVANPSGDVADLAGLAEVAHAAGIPLVVDATTVTPWLCRPLEHGADIVVHSATKFLGGHGTTLGGVVVEGGRFDWGNGKFPRMTEPVPSYGGIEWWGNFGEYGFLTQLRSEQLRDVGPALSPHSAFLLLQGVETLPQRMDAHLANAHEVARWLAADPRIGWVRWAGLPDHPHHERAQRYTPKGPGAVFSFGVRGGREAGARFIEALRLCSHLANIGDARTLVIHPASTTHQQLSAAQLEAAGVGEDLVRISVGLEDVEDILWDLDQALAAASRSGS; this is encoded by the coding sequence GTGACGGACCGTACCTGGGGATTCCGGACCCGCGCGCTCCACGCCGGAGGCCCGCCCGACCCGGCGACCGGGGCCCGCGCCGTCCCGATCTACCAGACGAGCAGCTTCGTCTTCGAGGACACGACCGATGCCGCGAGCCTCTTCGCGCTGCAGAAGTACGGCTCGATCTACAGCCGGATCGGCAACCCGACCGTCGCCGCGCTCGAGGAGCGGATGGCGAGCCTCGAGGGCGGCATCGGAGCGGTCGCGGCGGCGAGCGGGCTCGCGGCGGAGTTCCTCGTGTTCGCGGCCCTGACCGGGGCGGGTGACCACGTCGTGGCGGCCGGCAGCCTCTACGGAGGGACGCTGACCCAGCTCGACGTGACGCTGCGTCGCTTCGGGGTCGAGACCACCTTCGTCCGCGGCACCGACCCGGCCGACTACGCCGCCGCGATCACGCCGAGCACCCGCTGCGTCTTCGTCGAGGTCGTGGCGAACCCCAGCGGCGACGTGGCCGACCTCGCGGGGCTCGCCGAGGTCGCGCACGCGGCCGGCATCCCGCTCGTCGTCGACGCCACGACGGTCACGCCATGGCTCTGCCGGCCCCTCGAGCACGGCGCGGACATCGTCGTGCACAGCGCGACGAAGTTCCTCGGAGGTCACGGCACGACCCTCGGTGGTGTCGTCGTCGAGGGCGGACGGTTCGACTGGGGGAACGGGAAGTTCCCGCGGATGACCGAACCGGTGCCCTCGTACGGGGGCATCGAGTGGTGGGGCAACTTCGGGGAGTACGGATTCCTCACCCAGTTGCGCAGCGAGCAGCTGCGCGACGTCGGCCCCGCGCTCTCGCCGCACTCGGCCTTCCTCCTGCTCCAGGGCGTGGAGACGCTGCCCCAGCGGATGGACGCCCACCTGGCCAACGCCCACGAGGTCGCGCGATGGCTCGCCGCCGACCCTCGCATCGGCTGGGTCCGCTGGGCGGGGCTCCCCGACCACCCGCACCACGAGCGGGCGCAGCGGTACACCCCCAAGGGTCCCGGTGCCGTCTTCTCGTTCGGCGTCCGCGGTGGACGGGAGGCCGGTGCGCGGTTCATCGAGGCGCTGCGCCTGTGCAGCCACCTGGCCAACATCGGGGACGCGCGCACGCTCGTCATCCACCCGGCGAGCACGACCCACCAGCAGCTGTCGGCCGCCCAGCTCGAGGCCGCCGGCGTCGGAGAGGACCTCGTCCGGATCAGCGTCGGGCTCGAGGACGTCGAGGACATCCTCTGGGACCTCGACCAGGCGCTCGCGGCCGCGTCCCGGAGCGGGTCGTGA
- a CDS encoding ATP-binding protein: MDPIRNPYAPGAGQRPPELAGRDEQLDAFDVVLERVARGRPERSVVLTGLRGVGKTVLLNALRSAAVRAGWGTGKLEARPDQSLRRPLSSALHQAVRELGPAGGAGDHALGVIRSFAQREPDTGRTARSAPKLRDRWNPGITVPAVSGRADSGDVEIDLVELLSDLGGTAADTGRGIAVFIDEMQDLGPEDVSALCAAAHEISQTGLPLIVVGAGLPHLPAVLSASKSYSERLFRYSRIDRLDRDAAAAALVRPAAEEGAEYEPDALAAMYLATGGYPYFIQAYGKAVWDRAPGSPITVADVEVAAPEAEAELAVGFFGSRFERATPGEREYLRAMAEVAAAAGGTDDADAVPTSDVAAHLGRKPQSLSPARDALLKKGLIYSGERGLIAFTVPHFGRYLRDHT, translated from the coding sequence GTGGACCCGATCCGGAACCCCTACGCGCCCGGCGCCGGCCAGCGACCCCCCGAGCTCGCCGGCCGCGACGAGCAGCTCGACGCCTTCGACGTCGTCCTCGAGCGCGTCGCCCGGGGCCGCCCCGAGCGCTCCGTCGTCCTCACCGGGCTGCGCGGTGTCGGCAAGACGGTCCTGCTCAACGCGCTGCGCTCGGCCGCGGTGCGCGCCGGGTGGGGCACCGGCAAGCTCGAGGCCCGGCCCGACCAGTCGCTGCGCCGGCCGCTGTCCTCGGCGCTGCACCAGGCGGTCCGCGAGCTCGGGCCCGCCGGGGGCGCGGGCGACCACGCGCTCGGGGTCATCCGCTCGTTCGCGCAGCGCGAGCCCGACACGGGGCGCACCGCGCGGTCGGCGCCGAAGCTGCGGGACCGCTGGAACCCCGGCATCACGGTGCCGGCGGTCTCGGGGCGCGCCGACTCGGGTGACGTCGAGATCGACCTCGTCGAGCTGCTCTCCGACCTCGGCGGGACGGCCGCCGACACCGGCCGCGGCATCGCCGTGTTCATCGACGAGATGCAGGACCTCGGCCCCGAGGACGTCTCGGCCCTGTGCGCGGCGGCCCACGAGATCAGCCAGACCGGGCTGCCCCTCATCGTCGTCGGGGCCGGGCTGCCGCACCTGCCCGCCGTGCTGTCCGCCTCGAAGTCGTACTCCGAGCGGCTCTTCCGCTACTCGCGCATCGACCGGCTGGACCGCGACGCGGCCGCCGCGGCGCTCGTCCGCCCGGCCGCGGAGGAGGGCGCGGAGTACGAGCCCGACGCGCTCGCCGCGATGTACCTCGCGACGGGCGGCTACCCGTACTTCATCCAGGCCTACGGGAAGGCCGTGTGGGACAGGGCGCCCGGCTCGCCCATCACCGTCGCGGACGTCGAGGTGGCCGCCCCGGAGGCCGAGGCCGAGCTGGCCGTCGGGTTCTTCGGGTCACGGTTCGAGCGGGCGACGCCGGGCGAGCGGGAGTACCTGCGGGCGATGGCCGAGGTGGCCGCGGCGGCCGGGGGCACCGACGACGCCGACGCCGTCCCGACCTCGGACGTGGCGGCCCACCTGGGCCGCAAGCCGCAGTCCCTCTCGCCGGCGCGCGACGCGCTGCTCAAGAAGGGCCTGATCTACTCCGGCGAGCGGGGTCTCATCGCCTTCACCGTCCCGCACTTCGGCCGGTACCTGCGCGACCACACCTGA
- a CDS encoding OsmC family protein, protein MTDTTTAPDLAPVVAALEEAVTADAANAAALFRVHAVGGDGPTSIRVNRHSFEQDEPAGFGGADSAPGPVDYALAGLASCQIVVFKYWAAKTGVTLDHIAVDVDGDFDFRTMFGFEGGGRPGLTDVRVAVRVSGPEAPERYEELQRLVDAHCPVLDLVAHATPVSTTLTVAS, encoded by the coding sequence ATGACCGACACCACGACCGCCCCCGACCTCGCGCCCGTCGTCGCCGCCCTCGAGGAGGCCGTGACCGCGGACGCCGCCAACGCCGCGGCGCTCTTCCGGGTGCACGCCGTCGGCGGCGACGGCCCCACCTCGATCCGGGTCAACCGCCACTCCTTCGAGCAGGACGAGCCGGCCGGCTTCGGTGGCGCCGACTCCGCGCCCGGGCCGGTCGACTACGCCCTCGCCGGGCTGGCCTCGTGCCAGATCGTCGTCTTCAAGTACTGGGCGGCCAAGACCGGCGTCACCCTGGACCACATCGCCGTCGACGTCGACGGGGACTTCGACTTCCGCACGATGTTCGGCTTCGAGGGCGGCGGTCGCCCGGGCCTCACCGACGTGCGGGTCGCCGTGCGCGTCAGCGGACCGGAGGCGCCCGAGCGCTACGAGGAGCTGCAGCGGCTCGTCGACGCGCACTGCCCCGTGCTCGACCTCGTCGCCCACGCCACGCCGGTGTCGACGACCCTCACCGTGGCATCCTGA
- a CDS encoding PAS domain-containing protein, whose translation MTTRTTPSGVERTFGRDEIIVTKTDLQGRITYANEVFCRVSAFEEAEVLGKPHNIIRHPGMPAGVFKLLWDRLQAGQELFAYVVNMAGDGGHYWVFAHVTPTFDARGSIIGYHSNRRLPSRSALNVIEPLYREIRSHEASFGRATEASAAGLAFLHERLEQVGMTYDEWVWSLATEVAA comes from the coding sequence ATGACGACACGCACGACCCCCAGCGGCGTCGAGCGCACGTTCGGTCGCGACGAGATCATCGTGACCAAGACCGACCTGCAGGGTCGGATCACGTACGCGAACGAGGTGTTCTGCCGCGTCTCGGCCTTCGAGGAGGCCGAGGTCCTCGGCAAGCCGCACAACATCATCCGCCACCCCGGCATGCCCGCCGGCGTCTTCAAGCTGCTCTGGGACCGCCTCCAGGCGGGCCAGGAGCTCTTCGCCTACGTCGTCAACATGGCCGGCGACGGTGGCCACTACTGGGTCTTCGCCCACGTCACGCCGACCTTCGACGCCCGCGGCTCGATCATCGGCTACCACTCCAACCGGCGGCTGCCCAGCCGTTCGGCCCTCAACGTCATCGAGCCGCTCTACCGCGAGATCCGGTCGCACGAGGCCTCCTTCGGCCGCGCGACCGAGGCGTCCGCGGCGGGTCTGGCCTTCCTGCACGAACGGCTCGAGCAGGTCGGCATGACCTACGACGAGTGGGTCTGGTCCCTCGCGACGGAGGTTGCGGCATGA